Part of the Thunnus maccoyii chromosome 17, fThuMac1.1, whole genome shotgun sequence genome, tgtccatgtgtgtctgtgcacgcACAAGCCAATATGGGGATGCTTTTGTAATGTGGTTGCTCGCAATTTACAGAGGAAACAACATTTGACTTGCATGTGCCACTACGAGAAAACTGTTTAACTGTTGTTTAGCAGAACTTTCAAAGACAAATGGACCATTTCTAGTGCAAATCTATTCCACTGGAGACATGTCTGAATGAAATAAGGTGGATGttatactgtaatataaatTTTGCAGCATGTGGAGTTGTTTTCGAGACATTTCATCTGATATAATTCTGAGTAATTATTGACTTTCAAACCGCCACGGTGTGATAAACCAGTTATACACTGTCCCAGCGAGCGTGTTATTGTCAAACTGGGATAAACAAAGCCATAAGAGCTGCCTTCCTTATCTCTGCTTCCTCCTGGCTTTTAAAGGAGTCTTTCAGCCGGGGCTGATTGGTGGAGGAATGACATTATCTGTGGTCTGATAGGCTGCGGTGCAAAACCACTAACTGAatggctgttgttgttgcagcagGTCCTGCAGCTATCCATCTCGCTGTGCGCTGATGCTGATCTTTGCACAGCGGACCTCTACCTTCTTCTGCAGCTCAACAAGAAGAGCAGGGGCTCAGTTtaccccctcacccccccaaTGCAGCAAGAAGCAAATAGTGGGACTTGCTGCTGCATGCTAAAGCTGgctttatgttgttgttgtcttcacTGAATGCACATTACGCAGATGGACACACAGATAACACAatcatacctttttttttctaactgtgGTGGAGAAAACTATTTCTCCTATACTTGTCACTCCATattaaataattgatttaagtATTGATTAGGCTGATTGGAGACGAAAATCAATCAGCAATCACCTTGAATCGATTGCTGTCATTATTTAGCATACAGAGTGCAATGCATAACAGTAAATTCAATCATGATAAACGGCAGCAGGGAacaaaagaaggagagagaagtgATGATGTTTTCCTTAAGGGGGATTGTTCTTTCAGCTCACGTTTAGGACCCCCCTCTCTCCTCACGCTTAGCGCCGCCCTACCTGCTCCTCCCGCCGCTATTGGCTGCGGGGAGGCTGTTTTCGCCACCTGATTGGCCGCTGGGCACGTCAATCAAGCGAGGCTCGTCTTATTTACCGAATGTATGAGCGAGAGAGGACGGTATTCTGCTGTAGGGCTGCAACAGCTGACTACTGAGCACTTTACCCAGTGCCTCAAGGaacaaagagaggaggaaacagccaTCCAGCATacgttttaaatgttttattccccTGAAATAATTAAAGTGCAGCGAGGACACGAGATGAGGCACGCGGTCGCACCGGCTGAAAACGTGGAAAATAATTCTTTTGCAGTGACAGACCTGTTAAAGATATGTACCCATTGTGAACGGCTAAGCAAAAAggtaagagaaagaaaaaaaccttcAGGAGCGAATAACAGTCGTTCAAAATGCGCGAAATTTGAGGATtcaatctgtttttattctgaaaatCGTGTCACCTTATTTAAGTTTTCAGGCGACCTTTTTTCCTTTGAGTAAATAAGCTGCAGTGCAGTCTTTTGTCCGGGCTTGTTTACGACAGAGAAGAGTTTGTGGTCATCGGAGAAGAAAACGTTTCTGCGTTTTATTCCTTTCttaattttcagttttaaagaaGTCGATACGTTAAAGTCATATTTAAGGGCATGTTTTTAAGCCAGTGTCATTTTTGAATAATTTACATTTCCtggtcattcattcattgtgcGCAGAAAGCCCCTCAGTGTCCGCTGGTAGACATGTCTCGACAAGCAGCTGAAAGTTACAGGACAAAGTAGAGTCAATGTTAAGGTTTCTATCGTGTCTTTATTTTGCATCATGACATAGGGtcgccctgtgtgtgtgtgtgtgtgtttggtttacTCCTTAACTGTGACAGTGAGAGGTTTTAATCATGGAATAATACACAAGTTTACTGTGAAACTGCAAAGTccagcagagaaaaacacaaattgcatttgtattgtaattttcttattttttttccttttcctttttctttcttttacctTAGCGAATAAGAATCCGTCAGGTTTACTGATGACAAACAAAGCAACTCTGATTTCTTTATATTGGTGACGCAACACAGTGACAGTAGAAATGAGAAGTGATGGTCGAAAGCAAACCGTGAAGcctctctgttttcctttcGTATTAAAAGtgcatgtttttctctctttttgttttgtaggACTTGGGAGTGAGAATACCAAGACCTCTAGGTAACGGACCAAGCAGATTTATCCCTGAAAAAGAGGTACGACACAGACTGCGATTCTGCTAAATATTTAACACTTTTATCTCTGTTACAAATAtgaagttgattttttttttttgcatttttttgatcatttttttctgttagatTCTTCACGTCAGTAAAGTGGACGCCAGGACACAGTCGATATTTGAGGATGCATTTGCAGCCCTCGGTCGCCTTGACAACATTTCCCTAGTCATGGGCTTCCACCCGCAGTACCTGGAGAGTTTTCTGCGGACGCAGCACTACCTGCTGCAGATGGATGGACCCTTGTCTTTGCACTACCGACACTACATCGGCATCATGGTACAGTCACGTTCATCCTCCGTGAATTCAAATCAAATCCATTTCTCTATTTATGTCAAATTCTGAAGTATCTTGTGGTTAAcgctctttttttctttttttccctctgatgCTGCAGGCGGCAGCTAGACACCAGTGTTCCTATTTGGTCAACCTGCACGTGAACGACTTCCTCCAGGTCGGGGGAGATCCGAAGTGGCTCAACGGCCTGGACAAAGCCCCGcagaagctgcagcagctcgGCGAGCTCAACAAAATCTTGGCCCACCGACCCTGGCTCCTCACCAAGGAACACATCGAGGTGAGGGGACGGGCATGATCTGGAGGGTGGATTTGGACATTAGGTCTTATGTAACAGGCTGAGATCATGGGTAGGGGCTGCAGCTGTATAACTTGGAAGGTGTAGCGAAGCAGAGCTGAAGGGTGATGGGGGTTGAGACTTGAAAACAAAAGGAGACAATAAATTGGACTAGaagactaaaaacatattttcccacCTCCTTAAACGTCGCTGATATTGAAGTCATTATTTGGCTTCTCTTACCAAGAGTCtaaagtttttttgttattttttccagTGCCTTCTGAAGGCCGAGGAACACAGCTGGTCACTGGCAGAGCTCATTCACGCCGTGGTCCTCCTCACACACTACCACTCCCTCGCCTCGTTCACCTTCGGCTGCGGTATCATGCCCGAGATCCACTGCGACGGCGGACACACTTTCAGACCTCCCTCCCTCAGCCAGTACTGCGTCTGTGACATTGCCAACGGCAACGGTCACGCTAATCACCACGACGATCCACTTGGCGaccatgtgagtgtgtgcagagAGATGAAATTGAGAGAGAGTGAAGGTTTTCTTACCAGCATGTGAAACTTAATTCCAAGCAGCAGGAATAATCCTAAAATGCTGAGAAATTGGTAGCAGCTGAGCGAAGATGTCTCATATTCCTCTTTTGGCCGATGGAGATTAGACCACAAAACTGTGATTTGTGCTTTTCTATGACTCCCTTTCCTAACCGTGGATGTGCTCTGTTGATCCACAGGAGATGTGTGGCGAGGTGGAGGTGCTGATGGAGCGcatgaagcagctgcaggagtGCCGTGACGACGAAGAGGCCAGCCAAGAGGAGATGGCCACTCGCTTTGAGAGGGAGAAGACGGAGAGTATGTTGGTGGTCACAGCGGAGGACGAGGAGTGCGTCCCCTCCAGAGACATCTCCCGACACTTTGAGGACCCCAGCTACGGCTACAAGGACTTCTCCAGGAGGGGCGAGCACGTGCCCACCTTCAGAGTACAGGTAGAGATCAGATACAGTTTATGAAGTGAGTGCAGACTTTATACGATGAGGATGGTCATTAACTTGTTGTTTGTAATGTCTCCAGGACTACAGCTGGGAGGACCACGGCTTCTCTCTGGTCAACAGACTGTATCCTGACGTCGGGCAGATGCTGGACGAGAAGTTCCAAATGGCCTACAACCTGACCTACAACACCATGGCAACACACAAGGATGTGGACACCAGCATGCTGCGCAGGGCCATCTGGAACTACATCCATTGCATGTTCGGCATCAGGTCAGTCGCTGGATAATGTGACTTTAATTTTGCAGTGTCCGCTATACTCAGTCGGCATTGTGTCATTCGGTGTTCctaacattgtttttctttgcattCTTCAGGTATGATGACTACGATTACGGAGAGATAAACCAGCTGCTGGACCGTAGCTTTAAGATCTATATCAAGACCATGGTGTGTAGTCCTGAGAAGACCACCAAACGAATGTATGAGAGTTTCTGGAGGCAGTTTCAGCACTCCGAGAAGGTGAGATCCTGATCCtgaagattcttttttttttttttttttttttttttttttttaaatcggttaactaatgtacagtgtttaatgactctcttttctctctcttgtctcctGCAGGTCCACGTTAATCTGCTTCTTATGGAAGCGCGAATGCAGGCAGAACTGTTATACGCTCTGAGAGCGATCACCCGCTACATGACATGAAGTGCTTttggcgtttttttttttttttttatagttgtCTTTTTACTGTCAGTGTTGTTGCTCATTATGGGACacttcaaggaaaaaaaaaatcaaaggggGGGAATTCAACAAAAATATGGAAGAGATGTGAAAAGCCTTGGGTTGTGATGACGCTTGTCCCGGTGTTGGATGGACGCTGAGAAGAGGATCAGAACAAAatgaaagcaagaaaaaaaaagagtgaaagagagaaaagaactGTTGAAGCAAAGTCATCTCAAACAACAAGTGGATACACAAACTCAGTTCGTGTTGCCTGCAGTGCCAAAACTGACCAAGAGAGGGCAGCCTGGAACAGACTCCTGCTTCTCCTGAGGGGGGTGGTTTGTGCCGGGCCGGAGCGCTGACACCGGAGGCATCCAGGACGACGTTTCAGTATTCCAGCGTGCGACACATTGGTTGTCAATCTCTTCCATCTCCTGGTAGAGTGAAGAcccatagaaaaaaaaaatcccccataAAAGCTGTGCAGCCTGAAACAGTCTGCACTTTGATTCTGTCGTCactgttttgtttagtttctttaatatctttttatttcatttttgtatcaAGAGAAGTGGATGTTGTTGTCGATGTGGTTGCTGTTAGTGGTAACTGGAGATGGAAGCATTATTTTGGGCGGTGTTTTTACGTGTGCCTGAACTATCCAGCACAGTGTGTATAcgtgctgatgctgctgctcccATATTGTATTCAGCGGGGTCATATTGATCCCAAAATCACCCTCCCAAACCCCATCATACCCCTTTTAAACCCCTATCCATTAGAAATCCACTGCattacccctcccctccctcttgTCCTGTACTCCTTTACCCCCTTCCCAAATCTCAAATGTCAATGTAAGCTAATCCAAGGAGTGTGTGAAAACCAGAGGTGTGGAAAGAAACTCAAAGAACACTGAGCCCTTTTTGAGTTTGACTGTACATGTGTGGATGAGTCTGTTGTGTTCATGATGACTGAGAAGTGGATGTTTGCGTGTGTTTCACAGAAATGacggaaagaaaaaaaaagtacgtCTTTTGAATTTcatgtgtcaaaaaaaaaaaaaaaagatagcgAGGCACTTTGAAGGAAAGACTTCTTGCTTCTGCTGTAGCTCTGTTATTGTGAGATAACTGTttatcatttgttgttttgatgatgatgatgatgatgtctttatttttctggtaatgggaaaaaagaaaaaaaagctaatcAAAAAGAAAGTTAGAAACCAGGTTTTCCAGGAGGGATTTGCTTCCGGTTGCCCTAACCACACCTATCTTGTCTTCCGCTTATCCCAGCTGCCTGGTCGCCCTAACACTTTCGAAGCTTTGGATTGTGAATTTTACCAGTAAATGAATacctcttctgttttctctatAAAACATATAAGAAGTGCTCTTTGGTGAGCAGAGACTCTTTCCGGGCTGCCGTGTTCCCATTGCTAGGGGACCGTGCTGGCCTGAACAGGGCCGACTGCGGTCGATAGCTGTCGAACGCAAAAGGTTGTAGCTGTGCTTATTTCCCTGCTGGGGAAGTCTAACCAGTGCAAAAGCAGCTTTTTTTGAACAGAGGTGTGAAtcctctgccttttttttttttttttttttttgtttactaaaACGAGTAAAGTACTGCATTCTTCTGAGGGTGGATTGAGAGAATTGGACAGATGAATGAGTGAGGTGGAGgagggtgatgatgatgataaaagaaTGGTACATTTGGAAGTGGTTTGAGAGGAAGTGGAggtattttttttcaaacttctgACTGATGTCAGTTACTGACactttttttatatgaaaatatatgaaaaagatgaaaaaaataaactatgaTATTGAATTGTTGTGTATCATTCGTAGTTTTCTCCTAAACGATTTGATTTCATTGCTTCATCAAAGAGATTGTATGAGTCATGGAAAGGCCTTCACAATTCAGGAATCAAACACTCACAGCACAATCAGCGTCACAATCAGCTCACCTCCACTGTTCAGTTGCACAAATATAGGAAATCTAACAGTCCATGCTAATTAGTAAGCATATTTAAGTGCTGTTATGCAAACGATGACTCATGAAAAGACATGGGGTGTTATTTTAACATCTTATGCTCCAAAGTATACTTAGCTCTTTGAAGCTGACGTCAACATTAAGCTGAACTCAGGGGAATAGTTCAGTTTGTCATCAGTACGGTCCAGAGACTTGACTCGTGAATTTTATTTTACCGTAATAAGCTTGAGAACTGTGTGACTCACTGGGAACCAGGTAACAATCCCTGCTCCTATGGTACAGTCGAGGTCAAAGTTTTCTCCTTGTCGGGAAAACACTTTGCACCTGACCGACATTTGGACTGAGATAAGGCTGATTCATAGTAAGACACCTTACCTCTTACTTGTTTGACCCCACGTTACACCTCACTGGAAAAAATCCCTCACTTCCCTGATGAAGCTGGTAATCTGTCTGAACTTCAGGGTGTTTCCCGTCAAGGCCTCAGAGGCCTGTCTGTCAACACACAATCACCAGCAGAAACTCAGTGTTATCCCCTCACATTTCAGCGGCTTTCCCTGACAATTTATGGAATAGGAAACTTTTCTTAAGCAACCTCGATATCAGCCAGCCAACTGTCTTTCATATCAACCTGAGAAATTCTTTGTAGAGAACAATGTTTGTTATCAGCTGTTTAGGTTTTTTTTGAAACATTGGCTTGTCTTGTGGTTGTTTTAAGGTCACTATTGTGCGGAAGCTGGGGGAATTGACACCGGGGGTTTTTACATTAAGTGCCGTTTCTGATTTGTTTCGATGTAATAACGATG contains:
- the sesn1 gene encoding sestrin-1 isoform X2, which codes for MFYSPEIIKVQRGHEMRHAVAPAENVENNSFAVTDLLKICTHCERLSKKDLGVRIPRPLGNGPSRFIPEKEILHVSKVDARTQSIFEDAFAALGRLDNISLVMGFHPQYLESFLRTQHYLLQMDGPLSLHYRHYIGIMAAARHQCSYLVNLHVNDFLQVGGDPKWLNGLDKAPQKLQQLGELNKILAHRPWLLTKEHIECLLKAEEHSWSLAELIHAVVLLTHYHSLASFTFGCGIMPEIHCDGGHTFRPPSLSQYCVCDIANGNGHANHHDDPLGDHEMCGEVEVLMERMKQLQECRDDEEASQEEMATRFEREKTESMLVVTAEDEECVPSRDISRHFEDPSYGYKDFSRRGEHVPTFRVQDYSWEDHGFSLVNRLYPDVGQMLDEKFQMAYNLTYNTMATHKDVDTSMLRRAIWNYIHCMFGIRYDDYDYGEINQLLDRSFKIYIKTMVCSPEKTTKRMYESFWRQFQHSEKVHVNLLLMEARMQAELLYALRAITRYMT
- the sesn1 gene encoding sestrin-1 isoform X1, yielding MEVQDQESLGRWDGLGSRDASSRSAAMEHIGQEVMKKVEAIGPIPASPPLPPALGSLPNSDLNDILAHLLMLSRRCPFEDVKERCIRLLKAVQDLGVRIPRPLGNGPSRFIPEKEILHVSKVDARTQSIFEDAFAALGRLDNISLVMGFHPQYLESFLRTQHYLLQMDGPLSLHYRHYIGIMAAARHQCSYLVNLHVNDFLQVGGDPKWLNGLDKAPQKLQQLGELNKILAHRPWLLTKEHIECLLKAEEHSWSLAELIHAVVLLTHYHSLASFTFGCGIMPEIHCDGGHTFRPPSLSQYCVCDIANGNGHANHHDDPLGDHEMCGEVEVLMERMKQLQECRDDEEASQEEMATRFEREKTESMLVVTAEDEECVPSRDISRHFEDPSYGYKDFSRRGEHVPTFRVQDYSWEDHGFSLVNRLYPDVGQMLDEKFQMAYNLTYNTMATHKDVDTSMLRRAIWNYIHCMFGIRYDDYDYGEINQLLDRSFKIYIKTMVCSPEKTTKRMYESFWRQFQHSEKVHVNLLLMEARMQAELLYALRAITRYMT